In Brevibacillus brevis NBRC 100599, a single genomic region encodes these proteins:
- a CDS encoding YslB family protein — protein MKEKDQLAALLPPETIPYAERMNMPYLGYHLLRETLTSTLLGDSENHILYWIGKNMGRQIPIQSATGPIMPFIRLGLGQLDVLEENEQTIVYSLNHSIFSYQSIERLGCSLSFEAGIIAGMIEQWKEKEAFSKIEMESPSDIRISVQVAS, from the coding sequence ATGAAAGAGAAGGATCAGCTTGCAGCACTATTGCCGCCAGAGACCATTCCCTATGCAGAGAGAATGAATATGCCCTATCTTGGCTATCATCTTCTACGCGAAACGCTTACTAGCACCCTGCTAGGCGATAGTGAAAACCATATTCTCTATTGGATAGGAAAAAATATGGGTCGCCAAATCCCCATTCAATCTGCAACAGGCCCGATTATGCCTTTTATTCGGCTTGGATTAGGTCAGCTAGACGTCCTCGAGGAGAACGAGCAAACGATCGTCTATTCACTCAATCATTCCATTTTTAGCTATCAGTCTATAGAAAGACTAGGTTGCAGTCTTTCCTTTGAAGCCGGGATCATCGCAGGTATGATTGAGCAGTGGAAAGAAAAAGAAGCGTTCAGCAAAATCGAAATGGAAAGCCCTTCAGACATACGCATCTCTGTACAAGTGGCGTCATGA
- a CDS encoding aspartate kinase: MGLIVQKYGGTSVGTIERILRVADRIISYKEEGHDVVVVVSAMGKSTDVLVDMAKQISAYPSEREMDMLLTTGEQVSIALLSMALHTKGYDAISLTGWQAGITTEAIHGRARIKQIDPERIQSELGRGRVVIVAGFQGISDEGEITTLGRGGSDTSAVTLAASLNAEKCEIFTDVSGVYTADPRMVPAASKLDTISYDEMLELANLGAGVLHPRSVEAAKKYKVRLVVRSSFTAEDGTYVEEVANMETGRVVSGVAHDEDVAKITVVGMPAKVGTLSRLFNTLADNQVNVDIIIQSSYDATVTNISFTVAADDLKKALDTLDRNKEELGFEKVDFEESLTKVSIVGSGMINNPGVAAEMFRVLAEKEISIKMVSTSDIKVSCVIPAALTELAVRSLHSAYGLDVEETAVVHGV, translated from the coding sequence ATGGGGTTGATCGTGCAGAAATACGGAGGCACCTCTGTAGGTACCATTGAGCGAATTTTACGAGTTGCGGATCGAATTATCAGCTATAAAGAGGAAGGGCATGATGTGGTAGTTGTTGTTTCTGCAATGGGGAAATCTACTGACGTGTTGGTAGACATGGCCAAGCAGATTAGCGCATACCCATCCGAGCGTGAAATGGATATGCTGCTGACCACGGGGGAGCAGGTATCGATCGCGCTTTTGTCGATGGCCTTGCATACAAAAGGCTACGATGCCATTTCTCTTACGGGCTGGCAAGCTGGAATCACCACAGAGGCGATTCACGGAAGAGCACGGATCAAGCAGATTGATCCAGAGCGGATTCAATCCGAGCTCGGTCGTGGTCGTGTGGTGATCGTGGCAGGATTCCAAGGGATCAGTGACGAAGGGGAAATTACGACGCTCGGCCGCGGTGGATCGGATACATCTGCGGTTACACTCGCAGCCAGCTTGAACGCTGAGAAATGCGAAATCTTTACGGACGTGTCCGGGGTTTATACAGCTGATCCGCGAATGGTTCCAGCTGCGAGCAAGCTGGATACGATCTCGTATGATGAGATGCTGGAGCTGGCGAACCTCGGTGCAGGGGTTCTTCATCCTAGGTCAGTTGAGGCTGCGAAAAAATACAAGGTAAGGCTGGTCGTCCGCTCTAGCTTTACTGCCGAAGATGGTACGTACGTTGAGGAGGTTGCCAACATGGAAACAGGAAGAGTAGTAAGTGGAGTTGCACACGATGAAGATGTAGCCAAAATCACGGTTGTCGGCATGCCTGCCAAGGTCGGGACACTCTCCCGTCTGTTCAATACGCTGGCGGACAATCAGGTGAACGTCGATATTATTATCCAAAGCTCTTATGATGCTACTGTTACAAATATTTCTTTTACAGTTGCAGCGGATGACCTGAAAAAAGCACTGGATACGCTGGACAGAAACAAAGAAGAGCTTGGCTTTGAAAAAGTCGATTTCGAGGAAAGCTTGACCAAAGTATCCATTGTCGGCTCTGGAATGATCAACAATCCAGGGGTAGCTGCCGAAATGTTCCGCGTTCTGGCAGAAAAAGAAATTTCTATTAAAATGGTATCAACTTCTGATATCAAGGTTTCTTGCGTCATTCCAGCAGCTTTGACAGAGCTGGCTGTTCGCAGTCTTCATTCGGCCTATGGTCTGGATGTTGAGGAAACCGCGGTTGTGCACGGAGTATAA
- a CDS encoding succinate dehydrogenase cytochrome b558 subunit — protein MAKGHSFLSHKLHSLLGLFPIGLFLLFHLTANYQATRGAEAFNQTVGLIENVPFVLVLEFVFIYLPILFHAIYGIYIAFQAKQNVGNFGYFRNQMFLWQRVTGVITLIFIVWHVWETRIQKAMGAHVDFDMMANILSSPAMIVFYTIGIISTTFHFSNGLWSFLVHWGITVGPRSQRIATFLTLGVFVIVTFIGLRAMSAFIL, from the coding sequence ATGGCGAAAGGCCATAGCTTTCTCAGTCACAAGCTCCACTCACTTCTTGGTTTGTTTCCGATCGGGCTCTTCCTGCTGTTTCACTTGACAGCTAACTACCAAGCGACCCGTGGAGCCGAAGCTTTTAATCAAACAGTTGGTTTGATTGAAAATGTTCCATTCGTATTGGTGCTTGAATTTGTTTTCATCTACCTCCCGATCCTGTTTCACGCTATTTACGGTATCTACATTGCGTTCCAAGCAAAGCAAAACGTAGGGAACTTCGGCTACTTCCGAAACCAAATGTTCTTGTGGCAACGTGTTACAGGAGTCATTACCCTCATTTTTATCGTTTGGCACGTTTGGGAAACCCGTATCCAAAAAGCAATGGGTGCACACGTGGATTTTGACATGATGGCAAACATTTTGAGCAGTCCTGCAATGATCGTATTCTACACTATCGGGATTATTAGCACGACTTTCCACTTCTCCAACGGACTGTGGTCGTTCCTGGTTCACTGGGGAATTACAGTTGGGCCGCGTTCCCAGCGCATTGCAACATTCCTGACTTTGGGCGTATTCGTAATTGTAACCTTCATCGGCTTGCGTGCGATGTCGGCTTTCATTTTGTAG